Proteins from a single region of Dictyostelium discoideum AX4 chromosome 5 chromosome, whole genome shotgun sequence:
- the crlF gene encoding G-protein-coupled receptor family protein (Similar to GPCR), protein MKDIILIYMICAPISMIGSLFIIITWLLYAKLKNSGSNFIFFQAISDFFFTSKYIITIIFYYINIPQFSDETSSTDTNPYCFSLGLFSQFFGQATIMWSYTMTVKVFHSYFEMKKKNNNNNIGSNNIGGGGGGNNSNKQNSIDKTLKWYHLFVWGFCLVNATIIGISKQYGPSSTGCWIVGANNPYRFFELVPLYFTITTSIIILILILVKMKKSKPSSLLPTESMRYNQQAREFKIQLMKFVLIFIIFWLPATVLRTLEYFGIEKTFFILLDAVSVSLQALANSLVWATSPQFLKLMKRKVVNKPNKQMEREYLINK, encoded by the exons atgAAGGATatcatattaatttatatgatATGTGCGCCCATATCAATGATAGggtcattatttattataattacatGGTTATTATATGCGAAGCTTAAAAATAGTGgttcaaattttatattctttCAAGCAATTTccgatttcttttttacatCCAAATATATCATAACAATTATATtctattatataaatataccACAATTCAGTGACGAAACCTCATCAACTGATACTAATCCTTATTgt ttttcaTTAGGATTATTTTCACAATTTTTTGGACAAGCAACAATTATGTGGTCATATACTATGACTGTGAAAGTGTTTCACAGttattttgaaatgaaaaaaaagaataataataataatattggtagtaataatattggtggtggtggtggtggtaataatagtaataaacaaaattcaattgataaaacattaaaatgGTATCATTTATTTGTATGGGGATTTTGTTTAGTTAATGCAACGATAATTGGTATAAGTAAACAATATGGACCATCATCAACAGGTTGTTGGATAGTTGGTGCTAATAATCCTTATAGATTCTTTGAATTGGTGCCATTGTATTTCACAATTACAACATCGATTatcattttaatattgattttagtaaagatgaagaaaagTAAACCATCATCACTATTACCCACAGAATCAATGAGATACAATCAACAAGCTAGGGAattcaaaattcaattaatgaaattcgTATTGATTTTCATCATATTTTGGCTCCCTGCTACTGTATTAAGAACTCTAGAATATTTTGGAATAGAGAAAACTTTCTTTATTCTATTAGATGCTGTTTCCGTTAGTTTACAAGCTTTAGCAAATAGTTTAGTTTGGGCAACCTCTCCTCAAttcttaaaattaatgaaaagaaaagttgtaaataaaccaaataaacaaatgGAAAgagaatatttaattaataaataa